From one Bos indicus x Bos taurus breed Angus x Brahman F1 hybrid chromosome 7, Bos_hybrid_MaternalHap_v2.0, whole genome shotgun sequence genomic stretch:
- the PLIN4 gene encoding perilipin-4 isoform X13 produces the protein MSARDGGQDPPKPKGKTLGSFFGSLPGFSAARNLVANAHSSAREAQPAAEPAGAPAEEAAQPQAQAPTDPEQTARALEKTLLPSDKMISGAKELVSSQMARTKDALSTGMASIVDTAKGVVQGGLGMSQSTLTVTKDAVASGATGAVGVAKGALQTGIDTAKTVVTGTKDVVSTGLTGAVNMAKGTVQTGMDTTKTVLTGTKDTVSTGLTGAMGMAKGAIQTGMDTTKTVLTGTKDTVSTGLTGAVSMAKGTVQTGMDTTKTVLTGTKDTVSTGLTGAMGMAKGAIQTGMDTTKTVLTGTKDTVSTGLTGAMGVAKGAVQTGMDTTKTVLTGTKDAVSSGLTGAMGMAKGAVQTGMDTTKTVLTGTKETVSTGLTGAMGVAKGAVQTGMDTTKTVLTGTKETVSTGLTGAMGVAKGAVQTGMDTTKTVLTGTKDTMSTGLTAAVSMAKGAVQTGMDTTKTVLTGTKDTMSTGLTGAMGVAKGAVQTGMDTTKTVLTGAKDTMSTGLTGAMGVAKGAVQTGMDTTKTVLTGTKDTMSTGLTGAMGVAKGAVQTGMDTTKTVLTGTKDTMSTGLTGAMGVAKGAVQTGVDTTKTVLTGTKDTVSTGLTGAMGVAKGAVQTGMDTTKTVLTGTKDTMSTGLTGAMGVAKGTVQTGMDTTKTMLTGAKDTVSTGLTGAMGVAKGTVQTGMDTTKTILTGTKDTVSTGLTGAMGVAQGAVQTGMDTTKTVLTSTKDIVSTSITGAMGVAKGAVQVGMDTTTSILTGTKDVLSTAITGAMGVAKEAVQVGMDTTKSVLTGTKDVLSTSISGAMDVAREAVQIGVDTTTSILTGTKDVLSTSITGAMDVGNEAIQTGMDSTMTILTGTKGAMSSGLSSVGHVAEEGMHTGVGIIPNWLPDSKAATSVGLASSRAPDEGEQTIPSSPQAQLSNHGPLSAEAVFSQEATLGKVDAAPGATTHGQEGVQGFAALRDELEELGEIFQPMSAEEQAQLVATQPRRREVTADQGSYFVRLGDVAPGFRQRAFEHALSHLQHSEFQARDALAQLEDVFREIEEAQQAPAGDASSQAEEAAAGEVLATGALSRACDLVQQLHVAYSRLASGLQGLPTELQWQLQQARHSICELYGLVSSAATVAELPVKRLAESRQGVGQAWRGLEQVLRSVQQGPPLGWLVGPFALPADGQPL, from the exons ATGTCTGCTCGAGATGGAGGCCAGGATCCCCCCAAACCCAAGGGCAAG ACCCTGGGCAGCTTCTTTGGGTCCCTGCCTGGCTTCAGTGCTGCCCGGAACCTGGTGGCCAATGCCCACAGCTCAGCAAGAGAGGCCCAGCCAGCTGCCGAGCCTGCAGGCGCTCCAGCCGAGGAGGCCGCCCAGCCCCAGGCTCAGG CACCCACTGACCCGGAGCAGACGGCCAGGGCGTTAGAGAAGACACTGCTGCCTTCAGACAAG ATGATCTCCGGGGCAAAGGAGCTGGTGTCCTCCCAGATGGCCAGGACCAAGGATGCTCTCTCCACAGGAATGGCTAGTATCGTGGACACTGCTAAAGGTGTGgtccagggaggcctggggatGAGCCAATCCACACTAACAGTCACCAAGGATGCTGTGGCCAGTGGGGCAACTGGGGCAGTGGGTGTGGCCAAAGGGGCCCTACAGACCGGTATAGACACCGCCAAGACAGTAGTAACAGGCACCAAAGATGTAGTGTCCACTGGGCTCACTGGGGCAGTGAACATGGCCAAGGGCACAGTCCAGACTGGCATGGACACCACCAAGACCGTGTTGACTGGCACCAAAGACACTGTGTCCACTGGGCTCACTGGAGCCATGGGTATGGCTAAGGGGGCCATCCAGACTGGCATGGACACCACCAAAACCGTCCTGACTGGCACCAAAGACACCGTGTCCACTGGGCTCACTGGAGCAGTGAGCATGGCCAAGGGCACAGTCCAGACTGGCATGGACACCACCAAGACCGTGTTGACTGGCACCAAAGACACTGTGTCCACTGGGCTCACTGGAGCCATGGGTATGGCTAAGGGGGCCATCCAGACTGGCATGGACACCACCAAGACAGTCCTGACTGGCACCAAAGACACTGTGTCCACTGGGCTCACTGGGGCCATGGGAGTGGCCAAGGGGGCTGTCCAAACTGGCATGGACACCACCAAGACTGTCTTGACTGGCACCAAAGATGCTGTCTCCTCTGGGCTCACTGGAGCCATGGGTATGGCCAAGGGGGCTGTCCAGACTGGCATGGACACCACCAAGACTGTCTTGACTGGCACCAAAGAGACTGTGTCCACTGGACTCACTGGAGCCATGGGAGTGGCCAAGGGGGCTGTCCAGACTGGCATGGACACCACCAAGACTGTCTTGACTGGCACCAAAGAGACTGTGTCCACTGGGCTAACTGGGGCCATGGGAGTGGCCAAGGGGGCGGTCCAGACTGGCATGGACACCACCAAGACTGTCCTGACTGGCACCAAAGACACCATGTCCACTGGGCTCACTGCCGCAGTGAGCATGGCCAAGGGGGCTGTCCAGACTGGCATGGACACCACCAAGACCGTCTTGACTGGCACCAAAGACACTATGTCCACTGGACTCACTGGAGCCATGGGAGTGGCCAAGGGGGCTGTCCAGACTGGCATGGACACCACCAAGACCGTCTTGACTGGCGCCAAAGACACCATGTCCACTGGACTCACTGGAGCCATGGGAGTGGCCAAGGGGGCTGTCCAGACTGGCATGGACACCACCAAGACCGTCTTGACTGGCACCAAAGACACCATGTCCACTGGACTCACTGGAGCCATGGGAGTGGCCAAG GGGGCTGTCCAGACTGGCATGGACACCACCAAGACTGTCTTGACTGGCACCAAAGACACCATGTCCACTGGACTCACTGGAGCCATGGGAGTGGCCAAGGGGGCTGTCCAGACTGGCGTGGACACCACCAAGACCGTCTTGACTGGCACCAAAGACACCGTGTCCACTGGACTCACTGGAGCAATGGGTGTGGCCAAAGGGGCTGTCCAGACTGGCATGGACACCACCAAGACTGTCCTGACTGGCACCAAAGACACCATGTCCACTGGGCTCACTGGAGCCATGGGAGTGGCCAAGGGCACAGTCCAGACTGGCATGGACACCACCAAGACTATGTTGACTGGCGCCAAAGACACCGTGTCCACTGGGCTCACTGGAGCCATGGGTGTGGCCAAGGGCACAGTCCAGACTGGCATGGACACTACCAAAACCATCTTGACTGGCACCAAAGACACCGTGTCCACTGGGCTCACTGGAGCAATGGGTGTGGCCCAAGGGGCTGTCCAGACTGGCATGGACACCACTAAGACTGTCCTGACTAGCACCAAAGATATTGTGTCTACTTCAATCACTGGGGCAATGGGAGTGGCCAAGGGGGCTGTTCAGGTTGGCATGGATACCACCACATCCATCTTGACTGGCACCAAAGATGTTCTGTCTACTGCAATTACTGGGGCAATGGGTGTGGCCAAGGAAGCTGTTCAGGTTGGCATGGACACCACCAAGTCCGTCTTGACTGGCACCAAAGATGTTCTGTCTACTTCAATCAGTGGAGCAATGGATGTGGCCAGGGAGGCAGTCCAGATTGGCGTGGACACCACCACGTCCATCTTGACTGGCACCAAAGATGTTCTGTCTACTTCAATCACTGGAGCAATGGATGTGGGCAATGAGGCCATCCAGACTGGCATGGACTCTACCATGACCATCTTGACTGGCACCAAAGGTGCCATGTCCTCTGGGCTCAGCAGCGTAGGGCATGTGGCCGAAGAAGGTATGCACACTGGGGTGGGCATCATCCCAAACTGGTTACCTGATTCCAAGGCTGCCACCTCAGTTGGACTTGCCAGTTCCAGGGCCCCAGATGAAGGAGAACAAACCATCCCAAGCTCCCCTCAGGCTCAGCTCAGCAACCATGGACCTCTGTCAGCTGAGGCCGTGTTCAGCCAAGAGGCCACCCTGGGCAAGGTGGATGCTGCTCCCGGGGCCACCACCCATGGCCAGGAAGGAGTCCAAGGCTTTGCAGCACTCCGGGACGAGCTGGAGGAGCTGGGAGAGATCTTCCAGCCCATGAGCGCCGAGGAACAAG CTCAGCTGGTTGCTACGCAGCCCAGGCGGAGGGAGGTCACGGCTGACCAGGGCAGCTACTTCGTGCGTCTGGGTGACGTGGCCCCCGGCTTCCGCCAGCGGGCTTTCGAGCACGCCCTCAGCCACCTGCAGCACAGCGAGTTCCAGGCACGGGACGCGCTGGCCCAGCTTGAGGACGTCTTCAGGGAG ATTGAGGAGGCCCAGCAGGCTCCGGCTGGGGATGCGAGCAGCCAAGCAGAGGAAGCCGCTGCTGGGGAG GTGCTGGCCACCGGGGCTCTGTCCAGGGCCTGCGACCTCGTCCAGCAGCTCCATGTGGCCTACAGCCGCCTGGCCTCTGGCCTCCAGGGCCTCCCCACGGAGCTTCAGTGGCAGCTCCAGCAGGCTCGGCACAGCATTTGTGAGCTCTATGGCCTGGTCTCCTCAGCCGCCACGGTGGCGGAGCTGCCAGTCAAGCGGCTGGCTGAGAGCCGCCAGGGTGTGGGCCAGGCATGGCGGGGCCTGGAGCAGGTGCTGCGGAGCGTGCAGCAAGGCCCTCCGCTTGGCTGGCTGGTGGGGCCCTTCGCCCTGCCCGCCGATGGGCAGCCGCTGTAG
- the PLIN4 gene encoding perilipin-4 isoform X10, translating into MSARDGGQDPPKPKGKTLGSFFGSLPGFSAARNLVANAHSSAREAQPAAEPAGAPAEEAAQPQAQAPTDPEQTARALEKTLLPSDKMISGAKELVSSQMARTKDALSTGMASIVDTAKGVVQGGLGMSQSTLTVTKDAVASGATGAVGVAKGALQTGIDTAKTVVTGTKDVVSTGLTGAVNMAKGTVQTGMDTTKTVLTGTKDTVSTGLTGAMGMAKGAIQTGMDTTKTVLTGTKDTVSTGLTGAVSMAKGTVQTGMDTTKTVLTGTKDTVSTGLTGAMGMAKGAIQTGMDTTKTVLTGTKDTVSTGLTGAMGVAKGAVQTGMDTTKTVLTGTKDAVSSGLTGAMGMAKGAVQTGMDTTKTVLTGTKETVSTGLTGAMGVAKGAVQTGMDTTKTVLTGTKETVSTGLTGAMGVAKGAVQTGMDTTKTVLTGTKDTMSTGLTAAVSMAKGAVQTGMDTTKTVLTGTKDTMSTGLTGAMGVAKGAVQTGMDTTKTVLTGAKDTMSTGLTGAMGVAKGAVQTGMDTTKTVLTGTKDTMSTGLTGAMGVAKGAVQTGMDTTKTVLTGTKDTVSTGLTGAMGVAKGAVQTGMDTTKTVLTGTKDTVSTGLTGAMGMAKGAVQTGMDTTKTILTGTKDTVSTGLTGAMGVAKGAVQTGMDTTKTVLTGTKDTVSTGLTGAMGVAKGAVQTGMDTTKTVLTGTKDTVSTGLTGAMGVAKGAVQTGMDTTKTVLTGAKDTVSTGLTGAIGMAKGAVQTGMDTTKTVLTGTKDTMSTGLTGAMGVAKGAVQTGMNTTKTVLTGTKDTVSTGLTGAMGVAKGAVQTGMDTTKTVLTGTKETVSTGLTGAIGMAKGAVQTGMDTTKTVLTGTKDVVASGLTGAMGVAKGAVQTGMDTTKTVLTGTKDTMSTGLTGAMGVAKGAVQTGVDTTKTVLTGTKDTVSTGLTGAMGVAKGAVQTGMDTTKTVLTGTKDTMSTGLTGAMGVAKGTVQTGMDTTKTMLTGAKDTVSTGLTGAMGVAKGTVQTGMDTTKTILTGTKDTVSTGLTGAMGVAQGAVQTGMDTTKTVLTSTKDIVSTSITGAMGVAKGAVQVGMDTTTSILTGTKDVLSTAITGAMGVAKEAVQVGMDTTKSVLTGTKDVLSTSISGAMDVAREAVQIGVDTTTSILTGTKDVLSTSITGAMDVGNEAIQTGMDSTMTILTGTKGAMSSGLSSVGHVAEEGMHTGVGIIPNWLPDSKAATSVGLASSRAPDEGEQTIPSSPQAQLSNHGPLSAEAVFSQEATLGKVDAAPGATTHGQEGVQGFAALRDELEELGEIFQPMSAEEQAQLVATQPRRREVTADQGSYFVRLGDVAPGFRQRAFEHALSHLQHSEFQARDALAQLEDVFREIEEAQQAPAGDASSQAEEAAAGEVLATGALSRACDLVQQLHVAYSRLASGLQGLPTELQWQLQQARHSICELYGLVSSAATVAELPVKRLAESRQGVGQAWRGLEQVLRSVQQGPPLGWLVGPFALPADGQPL; encoded by the exons ATGTCTGCTCGAGATGGAGGCCAGGATCCCCCCAAACCCAAGGGCAAG ACCCTGGGCAGCTTCTTTGGGTCCCTGCCTGGCTTCAGTGCTGCCCGGAACCTGGTGGCCAATGCCCACAGCTCAGCAAGAGAGGCCCAGCCAGCTGCCGAGCCTGCAGGCGCTCCAGCCGAGGAGGCCGCCCAGCCCCAGGCTCAGG CACCCACTGACCCGGAGCAGACGGCCAGGGCGTTAGAGAAGACACTGCTGCCTTCAGACAAG ATGATCTCCGGGGCAAAGGAGCTGGTGTCCTCCCAGATGGCCAGGACCAAGGATGCTCTCTCCACAGGAATGGCTAGTATCGTGGACACTGCTAAAGGTGTGgtccagggaggcctggggatGAGCCAATCCACACTAACAGTCACCAAGGATGCTGTGGCCAGTGGGGCAACTGGGGCAGTGGGTGTGGCCAAAGGGGCCCTACAGACCGGTATAGACACCGCCAAGACAGTAGTAACAGGCACCAAAGATGTAGTGTCCACTGGGCTCACTGGGGCAGTGAACATGGCCAAGGGCACAGTCCAGACTGGCATGGACACCACCAAGACCGTGTTGACTGGCACCAAAGACACTGTGTCCACTGGGCTCACTGGAGCCATGGGTATGGCTAAGGGGGCCATCCAGACTGGCATGGACACCACCAAAACCGTCCTGACTGGCACCAAAGACACCGTGTCCACTGGGCTCACTGGAGCAGTGAGCATGGCCAAGGGCACAGTCCAGACTGGCATGGACACCACCAAGACCGTGTTGACTGGCACCAAAGACACTGTGTCCACTGGGCTCACTGGAGCCATGGGTATGGCTAAGGGGGCCATCCAGACTGGCATGGACACCACCAAGACAGTCCTGACTGGCACCAAAGACACTGTGTCCACTGGGCTCACTGGGGCCATGGGAGTGGCCAAGGGGGCTGTCCAAACTGGCATGGACACCACCAAGACTGTCTTGACTGGCACCAAAGATGCTGTCTCCTCTGGGCTCACTGGAGCCATGGGTATGGCCAAGGGGGCTGTCCAGACTGGCATGGACACCACCAAGACTGTCTTGACTGGCACCAAAGAGACTGTGTCCACTGGACTCACTGGAGCCATGGGAGTGGCCAAGGGGGCTGTCCAGACTGGCATGGACACCACCAAGACTGTCTTGACTGGCACCAAAGAGACTGTGTCCACTGGGCTAACTGGGGCCATGGGAGTGGCCAAGGGGGCGGTCCAGACTGGCATGGACACCACCAAGACTGTCCTGACTGGCACCAAAGACACCATGTCCACTGGGCTCACTGCCGCAGTGAGCATGGCCAAGGGGGCTGTCCAGACTGGCATGGACACCACCAAGACCGTCTTGACTGGCACCAAAGACACTATGTCCACTGGACTCACTGGAGCCATGGGAGTGGCCAAGGGGGCTGTCCAGACTGGCATGGACACCACCAAGACCGTCTTGACTGGCGCCAAAGACACCATGTCCACTGGACTCACTGGAGCCATGGGAGTGGCCAAGGGGGCTGTCCAGACTGGCATGGACACCACCAAGACCGTCTTGACTGGCACCAAAGACACCATGTCCACTGGACTCACTGGAGCCATGGGAGTGGCCAAGGGGGCGGTCCAGACTGGCATGGACACCACCAAGACTGTCCTGACTGGCACCAAAGACACCGTGTCCACTGGGCTCACTGGGGCCATGGGAGTGGCCAAGGGGGCTGTCCAGACTGGCATGGACACCACCAAGACCGTCCTGACTGGCACCAAAGACACCGTGTCCACTGGGCTCACTGGGGCCATGGGTATGGCCAAGGGAGCTGTTCAGACTGGCATGGACACCACCAAGACCATCTTGACTGGCACCAAAGACACTGTGTCCACTGGACTCACTGGAGCCATGGGAGTGGCCAAG GGGGCTGTCCAAACTGGCATGGACACCACCAAGACCGTCCTGACTGGCACCAAAGACACCGTGTCCACTGGACTCACTGGAGCCATGGGAGTGGCCAAGGGGGCTGTCCAGACTGGCATGGACACCACCAAGACTGTCCTGACTGGCACCAAAGACACCGTGTCCACTGGACTCACTGGAGCCATGGGAGTGGCCAAGGGGGCTGTCCAGACTGGCATGGACACCACCAAGACTGTCCTGACTGGCGCCAAAGACACCGTGTCCACTGGACTCACTGGAGCCATAGGTATGGCCAAAGGGGCTGTCCAGACTGGCATGGACACCACCAAGACTGTCTTGACTGGCACCAAAGACACCATGTCCACTGGACTCACTGGAGCCATGGGAGTGGCCAAGGGGGCGGTCCAGACTGGCATGAACACCACCAAGACTGTCTTGACTGGCACCAAAGACACCGTGTCCACTGGACTCACTGGAGCCATGGGAGTGGCCAAGGGGGCTGTCCAGACTGGCATGGACACCACCAAGACTGTCCTGACTGGCACCAAAGAGACCGTGTCCACTGGACTCACTGGAGCCATAGGTATGGCCAAGGGGGCTGTCCAGACTGGCATGGACACCACTAAGACTGTCCTGACTGGCACCAAAGATGTTGTtgcctctgggctcactggagCCATGGGAGTGGCCAAGGGGGCTGTCCAGACTGGCATGGACACCACCAAGACTGTCTTGACTGGCACCAAAGACACCATGTCCACTGGACTCACTGGAGCCATGGGAGTGGCCAAGGGGGCTGTCCAGACTGGCGTGGACACCACCAAGACCGTCTTGACTGGCACCAAAGACACCGTGTCCACTGGACTCACTGGAGCAATGGGTGTGGCCAAAGGGGCTGTCCAGACTGGCATGGACACCACCAAGACTGTCCTGACTGGCACCAAAGACACCATGTCCACTGGGCTCACTGGAGCCATGGGAGTGGCCAAGGGCACAGTCCAGACTGGCATGGACACCACCAAGACTATGTTGACTGGCGCCAAAGACACCGTGTCCACTGGGCTCACTGGAGCCATGGGTGTGGCCAAGGGCACAGTCCAGACTGGCATGGACACTACCAAAACCATCTTGACTGGCACCAAAGACACCGTGTCCACTGGGCTCACTGGAGCAATGGGTGTGGCCCAAGGGGCTGTCCAGACTGGCATGGACACCACTAAGACTGTCCTGACTAGCACCAAAGATATTGTGTCTACTTCAATCACTGGGGCAATGGGAGTGGCCAAGGGGGCTGTTCAGGTTGGCATGGATACCACCACATCCATCTTGACTGGCACCAAAGATGTTCTGTCTACTGCAATTACTGGGGCAATGGGTGTGGCCAAGGAAGCTGTTCAGGTTGGCATGGACACCACCAAGTCCGTCTTGACTGGCACCAAAGATGTTCTGTCTACTTCAATCAGTGGAGCAATGGATGTGGCCAGGGAGGCAGTCCAGATTGGCGTGGACACCACCACGTCCATCTTGACTGGCACCAAAGATGTTCTGTCTACTTCAATCACTGGAGCAATGGATGTGGGCAATGAGGCCATCCAGACTGGCATGGACTCTACCATGACCATCTTGACTGGCACCAAAGGTGCCATGTCCTCTGGGCTCAGCAGCGTAGGGCATGTGGCCGAAGAAGGTATGCACACTGGGGTGGGCATCATCCCAAACTGGTTACCTGATTCCAAGGCTGCCACCTCAGTTGGACTTGCCAGTTCCAGGGCCCCAGATGAAGGAGAACAAACCATCCCAAGCTCCCCTCAGGCTCAGCTCAGCAACCATGGACCTCTGTCAGCTGAGGCCGTGTTCAGCCAAGAGGCCACCCTGGGCAAGGTGGATGCTGCTCCCGGGGCCACCACCCATGGCCAGGAAGGAGTCCAAGGCTTTGCAGCACTCCGGGACGAGCTGGAGGAGCTGGGAGAGATCTTCCAGCCCATGAGCGCCGAGGAACAAG CTCAGCTGGTTGCTACGCAGCCCAGGCGGAGGGAGGTCACGGCTGACCAGGGCAGCTACTTCGTGCGTCTGGGTGACGTGGCCCCCGGCTTCCGCCAGCGGGCTTTCGAGCACGCCCTCAGCCACCTGCAGCACAGCGAGTTCCAGGCACGGGACGCGCTGGCCCAGCTTGAGGACGTCTTCAGGGAG ATTGAGGAGGCCCAGCAGGCTCCGGCTGGGGATGCGAGCAGCCAAGCAGAGGAAGCCGCTGCTGGGGAG GTGCTGGCCACCGGGGCTCTGTCCAGGGCCTGCGACCTCGTCCAGCAGCTCCATGTGGCCTACAGCCGCCTGGCCTCTGGCCTCCAGGGCCTCCCCACGGAGCTTCAGTGGCAGCTCCAGCAGGCTCGGCACAGCATTTGTGAGCTCTATGGCCTGGTCTCCTCAGCCGCCACGGTGGCGGAGCTGCCAGTCAAGCGGCTGGCTGAGAGCCGCCAGGGTGTGGGCCAGGCATGGCGGGGCCTGGAGCAGGTGCTGCGGAGCGTGCAGCAAGGCCCTCCGCTTGGCTGGCTGGTGGGGCCCTTCGCCCTGCCCGCCGATGGGCAGCCGCTGTAG